Proteins from a single region of Strix aluco isolate bStrAlu1 chromosome 5, bStrAlu1.hap1, whole genome shotgun sequence:
- the KRR1 gene encoding KRR1 small subunit processome component homolog: MADPPQAAEAGPRQNEKQKNKSKKKAATVDESELLTVPDGWKEPAFTREDNPKGLLEESSFATLFPKYREAYLKECWPLVQKALSEHFVNATLDLIEGSMTVTTTKKTFDPYAIIRARDLIKLLARSVPFEQAVRILQDDVACDIIKIGSLVRKRDTFIKRRGRLLGPKGSTLKALELLTNCYIMVQGNTVSALGPFSGLKEVRKVVLDTMKNIHPIYNIKTLMIKRELSKDPELRSQSWERFLPKFKRKNLKKRKEPKKKNTKKEYTPFPPPQPESQIDKELASGEYFLKERQKKRKQVEEIKAKQADAIKKRQEERNKAFIPPKEKPVVKTKKASTEKKIDIEAIKEKVKNAKKKKLGALPVEEVKLKMAADEKKKKKKK; encoded by the exons ATGGCGGATCCTCCCCAGGCGGCCGAGGCTGGGCCaaggcaaaatgaaaagcaaaaaaacaaaagcaaaaagaaagcgGCGACAG TTGATGAATCTGAACTTCTCACCGTGCCAGATGGATGGAAAGAGCCAGCCTTTACGAGAGAGGATAATCCCAAAGGGCTGCTGgaagaaagcagttttgcaaCGTTATTCCCGAAGTATAGAGAAGCATACTTGAAAGAGTGCTGGCCACTTGTCCAGAAAGCCTTGAGTGAACAT TTTGTGAACGCAACGCTGGATCTAATTGAAGGAAGCATGACTGTCACTACCACGAAGAAGACTTTTGATCCGTATGCAATCATCAGGGCTAGAGATTTAATAAAACTTCTGGCAAGAAGCGTTCCATTTGAACAG GCAGTTCGTATCCTTCAGGATGATGTTGCATGTGACATCATTAAAATAGGCTCTCTGGTGAGGAAAAGAGACacttttataaaaagaagagGACGACTTCTTGGACCAAAAGGATCTACTCTGAAG GCTCTGGAACTGTTAACAAACTGTTATATTATGGTGCAAGGCAACACTGTTTCAGCTCTTGGACCCTTCAGTGGGCTAAAAGAG GTTAGAAAAGTTGTTCTGGACACAATGAAGAATATACATCCCATATATAACATTAAG ACTTTGATGATCAAAAGGGAATTATCAAAAGATCCTGAACTAAGGTCACAAAGTTGGGAAAGATTTTTGCCTAAGTTCAAGCGGAAGAACTTGAAAAAACGCAAGgagccaaagaagaaaaatactaagaaGGAGTACACACCGTTCCCACCTCCGCAGCCGGAAAGCCAG ATTGATAAAGAATTGGCAAGTGGTGAATACTTCttgaaagaaagacagaagaaacgAAAGCAAGTGGAAGAGATAAAG GCAAAGCAAGCAGATGCAATcaagaaaagacaagaagaaagaaataaagcttttatcCCACCAAAGGAAAAGCCAGTTGTGAAAACAAAGAAGg CctccactgagaaaaaaattgatATCGAAGCCATCAAGGAAAAGGTAAAGAacgcaaagaagaagaaattaggAGCACTTCCTGTGGAAGAAGTCAAGTTAAAAATGGcagcagatgaaaagaaaaaaaagaaaaaaaagtaa